DNA sequence from the Armigeres subalbatus isolate Guangzhou_Male chromosome 1, GZ_Asu_2, whole genome shotgun sequence genome:
agattgttctcgctggtggcgatgaaggcattcttgatggcggtccattggtcttccacgctgccaccttccggaatatctgcagcacgcgtctccagttcttcaacgaaggaccgtttcaccgtggcatcttccagtcggcgtgtgttgaatcgtcgtccaactctttcctcctgccgacgaatccgcgcaatgcgcaggcgtatttcgccgatgaggaggtgatgatcagacgcaatatcggcactacgtttattccgtacatcaagaaggctccgtttccattttcggccgatgcagatgtggtcgatttgattttctgtaaagccgtcacgggagacccacgtgaccttgtgaaccggtcgatgagggaagagcgatcccccgatcaccatgtcgttattaccacaaaattctgcgaacagctctccgttttcgctcatttctccgagaccatggcgtcccataatgcgctcatggttcgagttgtcggatccgatcttcgcattgaagtcgcccaaacagatcttgatatcacccttcggaattctatctacgacggcattgagttgactgtagaagttctctttgtcttgcagatcggcagcatcggttggcgcataacattggattatagtaaggtttcggacccgtgttctaaatctggcaacgattatccttacACTTATAGGTTCctacttcataagcgcagagtgtgcctgagcgcttagtaggaagccaactccgcgatgccggggagcgtgttcacctcgtaaaccagagtatagcagaacttgtcccgacggcgttctgtgttctccaaagtttggccaacggacttcactcagtcccaggatctcaagcttcatgcggcgtgcctcattggcaagttgtgccaatttaccctgctgggctagggttaaaacgttccatgttcctattcgtgtccgttgtttcgcgctaagagtcgtcgccgtaaaatcagtccgtattctttcattatcggattctcgaacaaattgatgtttcgggaacagtaggttgttggcccaaggttccctatccaccgggatggggctgccatcttaggtatagcttccgggcatttcatactcagccgctggatgccagaacagacgctgttggagccgcacctccttggtggacagacgctcgatcagtcgggtcaaatttgtttaaagtcccacccaacaccaggactaggctagtgcgctttgagcggcacacggtcgctttgatagggcctgcttggggacacatgcagcttttatagaagttcaacagagcccactgtcgaaccccaccacatcctaggcagaccccacagtacgcaccctctcactctagctgatgtcagaaggacaacagtgcccaggctgcactaccagctaagtacgcaacccttagctggcggtcaattgtcatcggaagacccgtggaagcgtgagtattggaacttgtgaggaccagagctatgttaggcgccccttcccggatgtcaactcaccatttcgcagcccattcCAAGtcaacagcaaaaaaaaacttgaaccGAAGAGTCAACTATCGGTTATGGTTGGCTACGCTCCTAATGGATACAGGCTATGGAACATGAGAACTCAACAATTGTTTCTAGCGCGAGATGTCAATTTCGATGAAAACAATTTTCCGTTTATGGTCGAAACGAAAGAAGAACATGAAGCCCCGTTGGTTGTGTCTTATTCGGATTTGCTGGACGAAACGATTACTGCTAATAATTCGACGGTGCACAAACTGATGAATTCATCCGAGCGTGTTCGATGATCAGGACGGTGCCTGAAAGGAGAGGCGCTGGAAGCGGTCAGGAGCAGGTTGCTTCTACCAAAATCGGTCTCCAAGATCATCGAGACACTGCGCATGTTGTATGGCAGGCCAGAGCGACTTCTCATTATGCTGTTGTCGAAAGTCCGCAACGCAGCGCCACCGAAGGCGGATCGGTTGGCAAGCTTCATTAGCTTTGGGATAGTTGTTCAACAGCTTGCTGATCACCTGGAAGCTACCGGGCTAACAACCCATTTGGTAAATCCAATGCTCATCCAAGAGCTGACAGAGAAGCTCCCGGCAGGAACCCAGCTGGAATGGGTACGGTATCGCCGGAAAAGCAAAACGGTGACATTGCGATCGCTATCAAACTTCCTATCAAATATAGTAAAAGATGCTAGCGAAGTTGCTGCGTACGGAGAAGGGTCTTCCCGATCCGGGGAACTCGGGTCGAAGATAGGGAGATCGAGGAAGCTGTGAAGCGAGCACAAAGATTCCTATTCCGGAACGATACGTCAGAGAAGCCAACTGTGTATGTAATGGACGTGGCGACCTTTGGGTCAACAAGTTCACCGTGTTCGGCGCAGTTCGTAAAAAACCTGAACGCGAAGGAGTTCGCGGGACAGTtcccggcggcggcggtggccATCGTTGAAAACCACTATGTCGACGACTACTTGGATAGCATCAAACAGAGACTCGAAGAGTTCGAACAAAAGGCGGCTAAAATTGAAAATGACTACACGGAAGCTGTAAAGAAACTTGAACTAGAATTCAGTGCCAGAAAGAAAGCAGTGCTAAACCTATACAGTGGGAAAGATGATCGTGAAAAATCAGCAGCAGAATCTGATTCGTGTCATGGAAATGCCCAATCACAGTTTGCCTGCCCCTCTGTGCGTTCAATTACAGTAGACTCGAATATTCATTCCGCATCTCTTCGAACAACACTTTCACCACAGTTTTCGAATGATATTTCCAGTGTTGAAGATAGTCGTAAATTATATACTCTCAAAATATTGCCTTTCCTTGAACGGAGTGAATACATTGAGAAAGAACGGATTGTATTGGGTGAAGAACAATTAATTATGGAATATGGCAGAGAGTCGAGCCTCACGCTGATACAAAGAGTGAAAAGACCCAATTACGGTGTGGCAGAGAAACAGGTAGAAGAAACAAAGTGCATTTCGATAGATGTGATTTGGAACAAAAATAACGCTGAGATGTGGAGCAGTGAATGCCAGGGCaggaataaaaataatgatTATGCAAAATGTTGCCTATTGAATGTAAGAGTAGACGATTGGGTTGATGTTCAAAGATGTGTAGCAGTTTACAAAGTAGGAAGTGTAGATCATATATGTCGCAAAACTAATGTTTTTACTTTCGATCCCGGTGGTCGTGTGTAAACCAGCACATTATTGACTTTGTCAGTCTAGCAGAAGCACTACGTAGAAAAGTAAATTTTTGGTAGAAAGGGCTACAATCTCTAATGTCACTAGTTTCACGGGTGGGAGGATGTTACGAAGGTTTAACGAGTATCATGGTGAAACTGGCGACATTGTTATGaacagagcattagtgattaatcatagatttattttaatcatgattaatgaataatgggttatttaatcattattctttaatcataatcatacagaaaatacgattcaatcattattcactaatcgttaatcatagatttttgcatttaatcattaatcactaatcatattcatgattgttttgagtttcttcattaatcatcaattttaatcttttattatatttatacgcttttattcattaatttttaatcataatcatacaattttgATACCTCTAATAACATAATTTGGTAGAAtggttacttgattattgatcactatgcaaatcatttaatttgattattcataatcgttaatcattaatcatatggatcgttaatcattaatcatacacatattctgccaacatttaatcacaatcggtaatcgttaatcatacttcaaacgttttattcatgaATCATAGtcgttaatcattgtcgaaaattaatttaatcattaatcataatcattaatcattgtcaaaaatgaataaatcattaatcataatctttaatcatagagttgaatgatttaatcataacaaatttaatcattcattggaagcttcattcattaacgctctggttaTGAAGAAGAATCAACAAAGGTAGAAGTGATTCACAATCAGTTGGAAAGGATTCGTTATGTGTCTTTGACGTCGATTTCAAACTAGCATGTAAGAAATATAGGTAAAATAATGCATATATTGTATGAATTAATGGAAAATATATTTACAGCATTGAAGCTGTCGTAACTAATACGCTGCTATCAATATGTGGTAAATCGAGCCAGTCACAATTCCCAACAATGGTAACCCAATCCGTCACAAAGCTCGTCTAGTATTAAAAGGTTTTCAACAAAGCTGGCGTCGACTATGGGGAAACATACGCTCCAGTAGCAAAGCTGAGTACGATAAGGACACTACTGACAGTAGcagttcaaaagaaattccatATCCACCAACTCGACGTCAAGACTGCTTTTCTGTATGGCGATTTGAAGGAAGAAGCATATATGGCTGTTCCAAAAGGTGTTCAAGTACTGAAGGACGTTgtattgctgttccagagaaaactttcctcttTCCGGTTGAATATtcaaactaccgcagctgtcacttcatactttttctctgctgCTTGGCATGGCACTCTACGATGACAACGCCAAATagggacgattcaaatatgacgtccactactttttgagatttccagaccccccctcccccctctgtcacgcttttttgtatacctagtatatgcagtgtcacaaaatcttagaccccctccccccctaaaacctgtgacatcattgttgaatgaCCCCATACCagttttttgtttcagtgttttGAAGATTTGCaggcttgcggtagaactttgacagtTGCGGAAGTactttgcggaatccgcaaaatggaaaattttgaaaagatccaCAATATGCAAACTGAAAAAATTGTTATATGGACTCAGACAAAGCCCAAGATGTTGGAATGAAAAGTTGAATGATTTACTGGTAAATAACAAACTCGTCCGCTCCAAGCACGATTATTGTTTGTACATCAGAGTAACTCGTGATGGAATCCTGTACGTGATAGTCTACGTGGACGATCTGCTCGTAATGGGAGACAGGATAGAAATGATAGACCAATTGAAGCAACTATTGTCAACGAAATTTGAGATGTCCGACTGTGGCAAAATACGACATTTTCTTGGAATGCGAATTTGCTACGACCAAGCCGTTGGAACTATGATACTCACAATGGAAACTGCAattgaaaaacttttgaaaacctACGGAATGGAAACTTGTAATCCAATGAAGATACCCATGGAAAAAGGCTTAGTTATGggagaaattaaaaaagaaaCTCAAGAACCCTATCGTGAACTGTtagtagggtggtcggtattggccatttttgtcaaataccggtgttcggtatttgatggagtcaataccggtaataccggtagaagagcggtttttgtgaaaaatttcaggtagtaaaagaaaaacttttgatttgaacttttggatgaaaaacaatatttgttgacaaacttctaATGTTAAAATTATTGCATGTTGAGCTGGCCAATGCGAAACCTAAGTACATATtgagcgactcatctcccaatccgcgttggattttgttagcaatATTGCCAACTACTGAaaatgccctctctggttcaaccgaagtaggacgaatggttccaagaccgtcGAGAATCAGTGACTTGCTCTTAATCCCTTccgattcatagtaggagaattccttattgattgtatgcaaggatcctggcgtcaaaGTATTTTCCACCTGCAATgcaagtgttttgctctgctacagtctctttacaagttgttctttaaccgataaaccagaaaaatatccATAGAGGCATCTTCTCCGTACCAATCATTAggtatggtcgttgtctcagtttcaacgatcgcatcaggaataattagacgcttcaagaaaattgcttcacggcagaattattcaaaaaaccaAAAAGATCGGCGCATTTGGATTgtctctcttggattcatttcttaaaagtatcgaaatagtggcggaaatttctgtggcttAATTTGATAATTGTTCCAACGTAAATTGGAACACTTCGTCGActtcatatagagtgcagaactcacagagcagtagttccacaacagcttgaacagcacatacattgcgggaaaattctcgacgatatcaacaatgtttattgaagaaaaaataattcacagtttgacagatggctaagagaatgaagcaacaacaacaagtatgattaatgacgatgttgatcgatttttgttgtagcgtaaacgtcgtcaatgatgcttacttgggcaaagttactcatgcgcgcatttaattgttgtattttttgctCGAGATGTCTTTACTGCTTGTAACCGAATATTTCTTCCAATATATGCTGTATTTCCCGTTTATATGGGACAGATTTTCGATTACAGGCAGTTGAGCTGATATAAGTAGGTGAACGTTATTCGATATTTTTTATACTGTCAGCAAAATTTgaagtaccgaaaataccggtattttccgtctctaataccggtattttcggtacccaaaatcggccggtaataccggtattaccggtttcggtactaccggttagaccactcTAACTGTTAGGCAGTATGATGTACCCCATACTATGCGTAAGGCCTGACATTTGTTATGCTGTTGGACACATGGGTAAATATAAACAACATCCGTATGACACTCACTGGCAAAGCTTGAAGAAAATAGTTCGGTATCTTAATGGTACCAAGACAATGAAACTGAAAATAAACCGATCGCAAGAACTCAACTCTCCAGTACTGATTGGCTATGCAGACGCTGATTGGGGTTCTGATACGACTGATCGGAAATCTGTTAGTGGATATCTGTTCAAGGTATACGGAAATACAGTCTCTTGGGCAAGTCGAAAACAGCAAACTGTGCCAATGTCATTCAGTGAAGCGGAATACGTAGCTCTTAGCACCGCGGCATCTGAAGGATTTCGGTTGACAGGATCACAGGAAGATTTAGGAGACATGCACACTAATAAACCGTTCCTGATTTATAAAGATAACCACGGATGCATTGCTATGGCCAAAAACACAGAGTGCAAACGTGCAAAACATATTGTTATAAGGCACCGTTTTCTGCGGGACCACGTGTTAGCCGGAACATTCAACGATGAACCTATTGGAACAAGAGAACAGCTGGCTGACATCTTTACAAAACCCTTGGAAGCAAGTCGATTTCGTGAAGTTGTCGGCGTGAACTAAGGTCGcttatagactaacgcaaaatgaactcccccaagaaattatgacgtttgagcgggtcgcaatgaacgcaaaatgaacttttgttcgctcaaatgtcaaaatccatcgggtgagtgaattcgatgaacccctgcacaggtctataggATTAGCCGATTAAGAGGGGGTGTTGAAGATCGTAGTAATCAAATGCTACCCTGTCAATGCTAAGAAACTACCCTAGTAACCCGATCCTTTGGATGGATCAACAAAAGAGAAAAATTGTGTACCCAGACAAACTAACTATTCTCATTCTTGTTTTAACCTCCGTTCATTACACACGTAATATATTTGTTCCCTAATTCAAACCACTGTGTTTAACTCTATATCTAGATTTTCTCACAGAACGGGATTCTTGCCACTGCTTGTCGGAAATTTACTTCCTCAAACGGGTctaacgtaaaacgaaggcacgggtccaagcaaagatcgtaacgagATCATTAgatacaaatagcgctgagaagcactgttgaaattgaaatagcttcgggtagtattaaaatcTTTTTTCGGCAACGAGAAAACAGAACCGCACTTCGTGCTGTGCAATATACGGTCTGgagtcaagtaatcgtctttttacGATATCTGGGAGTTTTTTGAGAAGATTGATTATAATcatatcgcatcccggagcagagttttCCGATGAAAGATAAGACATAGATAATTctagcattgagaatggtccacccagaAAACCGGGATCAAGAGATGCTTTTTCCAATAGCAGTTCGGCTGGCACATAATCCAGATCAGACGGACCTTTTCGGCGatgttgaatatccatcgattgaagTATGATTTAGTCTCGTTTTACAGTTCCGCATGTAGGGGGCTTTAAGCCAAGTTTCAGCAAAAATGTCGCAAAACCATCGTTGAGAGCCAACTTATACTCGACAAGTAAACTGTGCATcacaacaataaaacaataaaatagtACATTCATGgtgatatttacaataaaacaTCAGGACAAGAATTGCTGTTATCAGTAAGTACAATTTGGGCTCTAGGCTCAGTGCTGGAATGACTATGAAGGCAGGAGCAAGATTATTGCGGCAGGTTTACGATATGATAATGACAGGAATGAATGTGCTTGGTGAACTGGGATGTTCGCTAGAAATCTTTATACATTTTTGCACACTATCTATCGGCATTTTtcaaggatttgccgtacagtaaagttGTGTTCCGTTGCCAAACGAGGGTCATCGAAACTGGCGTGATAATTTCTCACGAGCTCACTGAAATAGTGGTAAAACCATATCGAAATAATTTCACCAAATTCGTCCATCCGAGCTTCCCTGCACACTTTTAGCTGGTGGGAGGAGCTATGGATCTGTACTTCACGATCAATCCTTGTTGTGCCTGCGACTCCTGATTTCACGTGAGGCGTCTCCATAGCAAGAATCATCACAGACATTTTCCACAGAGCACACCACAATCACTGACGTACATTCTTTAGAcctgttttctattttcttaagTCATTTCACGAAATggaatatttattataatacgAACTCTCGTAAAACATCACGCGTATACAAGTTggctttcgttttttttttaagaattcatGGAACACTACGATCCACTATCTCATAAAAAGCCATTTCCGGTTCACCTTTTATCAGATAGCTAAGAAAAAATACTTGCATTTGGTTGTTGGCCGTGGAACCCGCCCTCATTTCCCTACGTATCGTTCCAGACACATGCTTCTCATTGTCTGATAAAATGCGCCAAATGCACTTTGCCAGTGATGCCATTATGTGTACTAAAATGTACTAAAGCTATGACAGCCGgcatgaatgaatgaatatatTCCAATTTTGCTTGTTCATTTTCGTCATGTACACATAGATACATGATAACATCCAAATGCAAGCGTATAAGTTCTATTTATATGAATTAAGGGGTACAAACACCAACACTAGAGGGGGTGActaattcaaataaaaacaaaaacataccCCAACTGGGTTCAccataataaaataaacaacaCAAAGAATTCGCAACTCATCGGAGTCGGTCGAATCAAACCAGTGGAATTTTATTTATCACATTTGCACTTGATCGTTGATATTATTATCAAAGAATGAAATTTTAGACAATTTATACAAATTTCATACATCATTATTCATTAACAGTGCACTTAAAGCCAATTTCTCCGTCCAACGAGCCGTGGCGCTAATCGCTGTGATTAGTACCATCGCGTTCGATTTTTCACACTCGGTGCTTGTTACACATGATTCAAACTCGGATTTTAAATCCGATCGTTGAATAGTAAGCCACCATATCGCAAATGGCGGATACCGAAAGTGAGCGCACTCCGCTTATTCCAGCAATCCCGGCCCCGTCGGAGGCCTCCGGATCGCGACAGTATGGTGTACGATTCCAACGCACTGCACTCTTATTTCGAACTGCTCATTTTACTAATCCGCTTAACTTTTGTTCCCATTCCAGACCCGCGAAACGATGAGCAGCTTCGTGGTGAACAACGTGGCCGGGGAGTCCGGCCGGAAGCTGCCACAGTACGTCGCCGGGCTGGCGGCCTCCGGTGGTGCTCTGGCGGCCGGTACCTTCCTCGGGTGGACATCGCCGGCTGAATACCCGCTGGTGCAGCAGCAGGAGTACGGCTTCCCGATCAGTGCGGAGGAGTTCTCCTGGATCGGATCGACTGCCAATTTGGGTGCTGCGCTGATGTGTTTCCCGATCGGAATAATGATGAAGATGATTGGCCGGAAGTGGGCCATGTTGACGATGGTTCTACCGCTGCTGCTCGGATGGTTGCTGATCATTTTCGCAAACAACGTAGGGATGCTAATTGCGGGACGGTTCTTCCTCGGTGTTGGAGGTGGCGCTTTCTGCATTGCGGGGCCGACGTACACCGCTGAGATAGCACAGGCGTCGATTCGTGGCACATTGGGAACGTTTTTCCAGCTACTCGTAACGATTGGTATTCTGTTCGTGTATGCAGTCGGTGCCGGTGTTAGCGTTCAGGTGCTCAGCATCATCTGCGGTGTTATTCCGATTGCTTTTGGgttgatcttcttcttcatgcccGAAAGTCCTCACTACTTTGTAAGTTGGATTAATATTTCTTCCGATTAGATTCCCCTTTCatacgatttttttaatttttctcagATCGAAAAGAATCGTGATGACGACACGTCTAAGTCGCTTAAGTGGCTCCGTGGAAGTCGCTATGATGAACGGGCCGAAATCGAAGAGTTGAAGGCGGACGACGCCAAAATGCGGGAGGAAAAGATTACCTTTGTCCAGAGTTTCCAGCAGCGGGCCACAGTGCGGGCGTTGATCATCGCTCTCGGCCTGATGTTCTT
Encoded proteins:
- the LOC134207619 gene encoding facilitated trehalose transporter Tret1 isoform X1, with translation MADTESERTPLIPAIPAPSEASGSRQYGTRETMSSFVVNNVAGESGRKLPQYVAGLAASGGALAAGTFLGWTSPAEYPLVQQQEYGFPISAEEFSWIGSTANLGAALMCFPIGIMMKMIGRKWAMLTMVLPLLLGWLLIIFANNVGMLIAGRFFLGVGGGAFCIAGPTYTAEIAQASIRGTLGTFFQLLVTIGILFVYAVGAGVSVQVLSIICGVIPIAFGLIFFFMPESPHYFIEKNRDDDTSKSLKWLRGSRYDERAEIEELKADDAKMREEKITFVQSFQQRATVRALIIALGLMFFQQVSGINAVIFYTTTIFNDANTGLEATAATIIVGVIQVVATLLATFIVDKAGRRILLLISDFFMAVSTILLAVYFQLKEDDASQVENIGWLPVLAVCLFIAMFSIGFGPIAWLMIGELFANNVKAYVSPLAGAFNWLLSFLVTKVFTNLRDALGIAGVFWLFSGLSLLGTVFVFFLVPETKGISLAEIQRMLSGEKVRRSSGHSNQGMEEDEKTASH
- the LOC134207619 gene encoding facilitated trehalose transporter Tret1 isoform X2; translation: MVKSFWKRTRETMSSFVVNNVAGESGRKLPQYVAGLAASGGALAAGTFLGWTSPAEYPLVQQQEYGFPISAEEFSWIGSTANLGAALMCFPIGIMMKMIGRKWAMLTMVLPLLLGWLLIIFANNVGMLIAGRFFLGVGGGAFCIAGPTYTAEIAQASIRGTLGTFFQLLVTIGILFVYAVGAGVSVQVLSIICGVIPIAFGLIFFFMPESPHYFIEKNRDDDTSKSLKWLRGSRYDERAEIEELKADDAKMREEKITFVQSFQQRATVRALIIALGLMFFQQVSGINAVIFYTTTIFNDANTGLEATAATIIVGVIQVVATLLATFIVDKAGRRILLLISDFFMAVSTILLAVYFQLKEDDASQVENIGWLPVLAVCLFIAMFSIGFGPIAWLMIGELFANNVKAYVSPLAGAFNWLLSFLVTKVFTNLRDALGIAGVFWLFSGLSLLGTVFVFFLVPETKGISLAEIQRMLSGEKVRRSSGHSNQGMEEDEKTASH
- the LOC134207619 gene encoding facilitated trehalose transporter Tret1 isoform X3; this translates as MSSFVVNNVAGESGRKLPQYVAGLAASGGALAAGTFLGWTSPAEYPLVQQQEYGFPISAEEFSWIGSTANLGAALMCFPIGIMMKMIGRKWAMLTMVLPLLLGWLLIIFANNVGMLIAGRFFLGVGGGAFCIAGPTYTAEIAQASIRGTLGTFFQLLVTIGILFVYAVGAGVSVQVLSIICGVIPIAFGLIFFFMPESPHYFIEKNRDDDTSKSLKWLRGSRYDERAEIEELKADDAKMREEKITFVQSFQQRATVRALIIALGLMFFQQVSGINAVIFYTTTIFNDANTGLEATAATIIVGVIQVVATLLATFIVDKAGRRILLLISDFFMAVSTILLAVYFQLKEDDASQVENIGWLPVLAVCLFIAMFSIGFGPIAWLMIGELFANNVKAYVSPLAGAFNWLLSFLVTKVFTNLRDALGIAGVFWLFSGLSLLGTVFVFFLVPETKGISLAEIQRMLSGEKVRRSSGHSNQGMEEDEKTASH